One window of the Leptotrichia massiliensis genome contains the following:
- a CDS encoding acyl carrier protein has translation MLDKIKSIVVDQLGVDEDQVTEDASFVDDLGADSLDTVELIMAFEEEFDIEIPDEDAQKIKTVKDVIEYIESK, from the coding sequence ATGCTAGATAAAATTAAATCAATAGTAGTAGATCAATTAGGTGTAGATGAGGATCAAGTAACAGAAGATGCGTCTTTTGTTGATGATTTAGGAGCTGATTCATTAGATACAGTTGAATTAATCATGGCTTTTGAAGAAGAATTTGACATTGAAATTCCTGATGAAGATGCACAAAAAATTAAAACAGTTAAAGATGTAATTGAATACATCGAATCTAAATAA
- a CDS encoding SNF2-related protein: MGQNSISLELKKQITPSIFVIGQEYYNKSLGNITALFADGNFMTVEGEYKENSLCKTSITVEQKKGEFVEADCDCMFFKNNKKNCCKHVVTLGMMADHSEKISKVIGTDDIEMMFEDDFEEDNKKLVKIKEKEQKAKAEKVAKQNLENDKKNKLRQSQKLKAENINIKKLDKSNKTSERIENIKNEELKNFDKKSKSVEVKFETIEGDTENTLKDNSIKVEIDFQNTQKTKNNEEIVENLESVSAKINEIYNLHLENQNIEAEEQQEMRLEVEIDEGSYSDYKYGYDYNQENNARGYILRLKTGLKKTYYVKDILKFIEAVVKDREYEVTSKITYNPKTYFFNDINKKIIHAIYEYSKEIQSVIDSGIKDKKGLKVYEMLLNRLLIAMEKGKSLVLLGEQKQIMNSYEPLFVLENEKITMRNIERISENSPFYTFSNDTTKVFKMDKNEIKFFEKFDFLDTELFNQLSSDENHKLKAVLGYENINVAEYADEDGNIDIFVTETDEKELVKINLSNTVCALEKNGKYFIPRKNAQLCEELKKLVKSYSFMYLESMEGSYNVNYEGLGKISEYINKKYPDKVKIHLDNKIKNARNIDVHVGIKKVENNFLNVSFDIEGIKTEDVEIVMEAIKNEQKYITLSSGELVKIANKSIEELVGITDSISNLKVGENKISKIKALQLAQISKNIQEELVKMDEFKNLFHKIKNRQEIEPHNINVQLFPYQKLGFNWLKNMYDIGFGGVLADDMGLGKTLQTISLLNEIYQENRDFSALIIVPSSLLYNWKEEIIKFTGISPTLIEGTAAQRKEIISKKSRGFMITTYQALRNDIEEYKSRDFDVVVLDEAQNIKTTTSQIKKAVMKINSKVNFALTGTPVENNILELWSIFDFVIPGYLDNLTKFKKTYKEAIVNPNSSKIHNLREIIAPFLLRRTKKEVLTELPDKIESNMVVTLSNEQKQLYMSYIKKAKNEMKKFNENENNRMKILAILTKLRQICNSPTLFKEDYKGEVAKLEVLRDLMPDIIENGHRLLIFSQFVGTLKEIEKELENMGIEYFYIDGSVKSKERVDICNKFNAGERQVVLISLKAGGTGLNLVGADVVIHYDPWWNIAVENQASDRAYRIGQKKSVQVIKLVTEGTIEEKIIKIQESKRKLSENLLENKDGEKVLFEMSDKELMELLS, translated from the coding sequence ATGGGACAGAATAGTATTTCATTAGAATTAAAAAAACAGATAACACCAAGTATTTTTGTAATTGGACAGGAATATTATAATAAAAGTTTGGGGAATATAACTGCACTTTTTGCCGATGGGAACTTTATGACGGTAGAAGGTGAGTACAAGGAAAATAGCCTTTGTAAGACATCGATTACGGTGGAGCAGAAAAAAGGGGAATTTGTTGAAGCAGACTGTGATTGCATGTTTTTTAAGAACAATAAGAAAAATTGCTGCAAACACGTTGTAACATTGGGAATGATGGCGGACCATTCAGAAAAAATTTCAAAAGTTATTGGAACTGACGATATTGAAATGATGTTTGAAGATGACTTTGAGGAAGATAATAAAAAATTAGTTAAAATTAAAGAAAAAGAGCAAAAAGCTAAAGCTGAAAAAGTTGCTAAGCAAAATTTAGAAAATGATAAAAAAAATAAATTACGACAAAGCCAAAAATTAAAAGCCGAGAATATAAATATAAAAAAATTAGATAAATCAAATAAAACCTCTGAAAGAATAGAAAATATTAAAAATGAAGAATTGAAGAATTTTGATAAAAAAAGTAAAAGTGTGGAAGTTAAATTTGAAACTATTGAAGGGGATACTGAAAATACTTTAAAAGATAATAGTATAAAAGTCGAAATAGATTTCCAGAATACACAAAAAACTAAAAATAATGAAGAAATAGTGGAAAATCTTGAAAGTGTTTCTGCAAAAATCAATGAAATTTATAATTTACATTTGGAAAATCAAAATATCGAAGCGGAAGAACAGCAGGAAATGCGACTTGAAGTTGAAATTGACGAGGGAAGTTACAGTGACTATAAATATGGATATGACTATAATCAGGAAAATAATGCACGGGGATATATTTTAAGACTAAAAACAGGGCTAAAGAAAACTTACTATGTGAAAGATATTTTAAAATTTATCGAAGCGGTTGTAAAAGACAGAGAATATGAAGTAACTTCTAAAATTACTTATAATCCAAAAACTTATTTTTTCAATGATATAAATAAAAAAATAATTCATGCAATTTACGAATACAGTAAAGAAATTCAAAGCGTAATTGACAGCGGAATTAAGGATAAAAAAGGGCTAAAAGTATATGAAATGCTCTTAAATAGACTGCTTATAGCTATGGAAAAAGGAAAAAGCCTAGTTCTTTTGGGAGAGCAAAAGCAGATAATGAATTCGTATGAACCGTTATTTGTATTGGAAAATGAAAAAATTACAATGAGAAATATCGAAAGAATTTCTGAAAATAGTCCATTTTACACTTTTTCAAACGACACAACGAAAGTTTTTAAAATGGATAAAAATGAAATAAAATTTTTTGAAAAATTTGATTTTTTAGATACGGAACTGTTTAATCAGCTTTCTAGTGATGAAAATCATAAGTTAAAGGCAGTTTTGGGATATGAAAATATTAATGTTGCCGAATATGCTGATGAGGATGGAAATATTGACATTTTTGTTACAGAAACTGATGAAAAGGAACTTGTAAAAATTAACTTGTCAAATACTGTTTGTGCGTTGGAAAAAAATGGGAAATATTTTATTCCCAGAAAAAATGCACAATTATGTGAGGAATTGAAAAAACTTGTGAAAAGTTATTCTTTTATGTATTTGGAGTCGATGGAAGGCAGTTACAATGTAAATTATGAAGGGCTGGGGAAGATTTCCGAATATATTAATAAAAAGTATCCAGATAAGGTAAAAATTCATCTGGATAACAAAATAAAAAATGCACGAAATATAGATGTTCATGTTGGAATAAAAAAGGTGGAAAATAATTTTTTGAATGTTAGCTTTGACATTGAGGGGATAAAAACTGAAGATGTGGAAATTGTGATGGAAGCAATTAAAAATGAACAGAAATATATAACGCTTTCAAGCGGTGAACTTGTAAAAATTGCCAATAAAAGCATTGAAGAACTGGTTGGAATTACAGATTCCATTTCTAATCTGAAAGTTGGAGAAAATAAAATTTCTAAAATAAAAGCTTTACAGCTTGCTCAAATTTCAAAAAATATTCAGGAAGAACTTGTAAAAATGGATGAATTTAAGAATTTGTTCCATAAAATAAAAAATCGACAGGAAATAGAGCCGCATAACATAAATGTACAATTATTTCCGTATCAGAAATTAGGTTTTAATTGGTTGAAAAATATGTATGATATTGGATTTGGAGGAGTTCTAGCTGATGATATGGGGCTTGGGAAGACTTTACAGACAATTTCACTGTTAAATGAGATTTATCAAGAAAACAGAGATTTTTCGGCTTTGATTATTGTGCCGAGTTCACTGCTATATAACTGGAAGGAAGAAATTATCAAGTTTACAGGGATAAGTCCAACTCTAATTGAAGGAACGGCGGCCCAAAGAAAGGAAATTATATCCAAAAAATCAAGAGGATTTATGATAACAACTTATCAGGCTTTGAGAAATGATATTGAAGAATACAAAAGCAGAGATTTTGATGTAGTAGTGCTGGATGAGGCTCAAAATATAAAAACAACAACTTCTCAAATAAAAAAAGCTGTTATGAAAATCAATAGCAAAGTGAATTTTGCATTGACAGGAACACCAGTAGAAAACAATATTTTAGAACTGTGGTCAATTTTTGATTTTGTAATACCGGGATATTTAGATAATTTGACAAAATTTAAAAAAACCTATAAAGAAGCAATTGTAAATCCAAATTCTTCCAAAATACACAATTTACGTGAAATTATTGCTCCATTTTTATTAAGAAGAACAAAAAAAGAAGTGCTCACAGAATTGCCAGATAAAATTGAATCAAATATGGTTGTAACATTGAGCAATGAGCAAAAACAGTTATATATGTCGTACATAAAGAAAGCTAAAAATGAAATGAAGAAATTTAACGAAAATGAAAACAATCGTATGAAAATACTGGCTATATTGACAAAATTACGTCAAATATGTAATTCTCCAACTTTATTTAAAGAAGATTATAAAGGCGAGGTAGCCAAACTGGAAGTATTGCGTGACTTAATGCCAGATATAATTGAAAATGGGCATAGACTATTAATATTTTCACAATTTGTGGGAACTTTAAAGGAAATTGAAAAAGAACTTGAAAATATGGGAATTGAGTATTTTTATATTGATGGAAGTGTGAAATCTAAAGAAAGAGTTGATATTTGTAACAAATTTAACGCTGGAGAGCGACAAGTGGTTCTAATTTCGTTAAAAGCAGGGGGAACAGGACTAAACCTCGTTGGAGCTGATGTTGTGATTCATTATGATCCGTGGTGGAATATTGCTGTGGAAAATCAAGCTAGTGACAGGGCATATAGAATCGGACAGAAAAAAAGCGTGCAAGTTATAAAACTTGTGACAGAAGGTACAATTGAGGAAAAAATTATAAAAATACAGGAAAGTAAACGTAAGTTAAGTGAGAATCTGTTAGAAAATAAAGACGGGGAAAAAGTCTTGTTTGAGATGAGCGATAAGGAATTAATGGAATTGCTTAGTTAA